CCCGCCCCCTCGGGCAACCCACCCAACAAATAGAGATACAACCTGGAAGGTAGATAGGGAGGTTATGAAGAATTCAGCGGTTCATGCGGCGCCGGTGATCACGGTGTCGCCCAAGGCCGAAAAATCCATCGCGCGGTTTCATCCCTGGGTCTTTTCCGGCGCCGTGCGCCGATGTGACCGTGACATCCCCCCGGGTGACACCGTGCTCGTACAGACGGCCGACGGACGCCGGCTGGCGTGGGGCGCATACTCGCCTCGATCCCAGATCCGTGTGCGGATCTGGTCGTTCGACACCGACGCGCAGATCGACGCCCCTTTCTTCAAACGTCGCATCGATGCCGCCGCGGCCGCCCGGCGCCGCATGCCCCGGATCTCCCCATGCACCGCCGTTCGTTTGATCCACGGGGAATCGGACGGGTTGCCGGGATTGATCGTGGACCGTTATGGAGACTACCTGATCTGTCAGTTCCTGTCGGCCGGGGTCGACCGCTGGCGGGACACCATCATCGATCAGCTCAGAGAGCTGCCGGATATCAAAGGGATCTACGAACGTTCGGATGTTCCGGTCCGGGACAAGGAAGGCCTGCCGCAGCGCACGGGATTGCTGTGGGGCCAGGATCCACCCGAACGCGTCGACGTGCAATTGGGCCAGGTGCGCCTGTGGGTCGATGTGTTCAAAGGTCACAAAACCGGGCTCTACCTGGATCAGCGCGAAAACCAGGCGGCCCTGGCCGGAATGGCCGCCCAGGCCGACATGCTCAACTGCTTCTGTTACACCGGCGGGTTCGGCATATGGGCCATGCGGTCCGGTGCCAGGCGGGTCACCCAGATCGACGCCTCCCCGGAGATGCTTGACCTGGCGCGTGAAAACGCCGAGCTCAACGGCGTGGATGCCGAAGCCTTGGATTATATTTGCGCCAACGTGTTCGAACAGTTGCGCGAATTTCGCGAGCAGGAGCGCCGCTTCGACCTGATCGTGCTCGATCCGCCCAAGTTCGTGGCCGCCATGGGGCAGATGAACCGCGGCTGCCGGGGATACAAGGACATCAACCTGTTGGCCATGCGGCTGCTGCGACCGGGAGGTGTTCTGGCCACCTTTTCCTGTTCAGGCCTGGTCTCCGCACCGCTCTTTCAGAAGATCGTGGCCGATGCGGCCGTGGACGC
This is a stretch of genomic DNA from Desulfatitalea tepidiphila. It encodes these proteins:
- a CDS encoding class I SAM-dependent rRNA methyltransferase — translated: MKNSAVHAAPVITVSPKAEKSIARFHPWVFSGAVRRCDRDIPPGDTVLVQTADGRRLAWGAYSPRSQIRVRIWSFDTDAQIDAPFFKRRIDAAAAARRRMPRISPCTAVRLIHGESDGLPGLIVDRYGDYLICQFLSAGVDRWRDTIIDQLRELPDIKGIYERSDVPVRDKEGLPQRTGLLWGQDPPERVDVQLGQVRLWVDVFKGHKTGLYLDQRENQAALAGMAAQADMLNCFCYTGGFGIWAMRSGARRVTQIDASPEMLDLARENAELNGVDAEALDYICANVFEQLREFREQERRFDLIVLDPPKFVAAMGQMNRGCRGYKDINLLAMRLLRPGGVLATFSCSGLVSAPLFQKIVADAAVDAGRRARLIQRLHQAADHPVALNFPESDYLKGLICLV